In Sebastes umbrosus isolate fSebUmb1 chromosome 7, fSebUmb1.pri, whole genome shotgun sequence, the sequence TGTcaactgtgacacacacacacacagcgcagcTGACAGACgcacactgtgtgtgtatcaTAATGGCATGCATGTATGTTTGTGATGCATAAGGCTTATGGTATGATTAAACTGTGATGTATTCAAGCAAGTATAGTTGTAATGGCCTATTTTGGTAACATATGCGTTTTGGGCTAGGCCCACTTGGTTTTCTCTGGGCCCACCTACATTGTGATTTCTGGCTACGCTGGTGTATATTATATGTCCGCAGAGTTCTTAAACAGAAATTTAGGTGCACACTAATGCTTCAGTTAAtcatttgatatattttttttctagttgAAGTGTATTACACCTTTTAGTGTTGATTGTGAACCATATATAAATAGTTTAATTTTGTTACATATGCTTAGAACATATAGAATTAAGTTCATGATAATCAACTCTGCAATCAACACATTAGATGCCTGTTTGATATGCTCTGAAATGAATCTTATCCCTTCATTAACTGTGTAATAAAGGCCCATATGTATCAACATGTATAGGCCTTTCGGTGTAGTGTTTGTATATTCAATTAAATTGATCAAGTTTTAGCCAGCAGTTTATATCCTATTTGTTTAATATCTTTCTATAGCAGCTGAAGACCAGATGTTTAATATGGAATAATTCATTATGTGAAACGAAAGAACATGACCAGGGACACGGGATGCTTGCGTTCCCACGACAGGCTGAGATCGGCATACAGCCTACCTGAAAAGAGAACCTGAACCTTCTGATCTGCTCCAACTATGGCTAAAGAACTTTAAATCAGTGGAGACTGGTACATAGAGACAGAGGAGGTTGCTCCTCCTTttttttgagaggcaagagggagatcaaaatatataagagtaattggttgaaataaaccattaccaaatctcagtatcatttagaaaatattttttctctcttctttggaaaaaaaaacattgtttaaatCCTGATTAAAATGCCTCAACAGTAACACCTGCAGGGCAGAGGGGAAAGGGCAGCCTGTGTGTGAATTGGTTGGGGGCATCATGGGGGTAAGGGAGGTCGAGCACCCTCTGTCCTCCCTTGGGGCGGGACGTCTTCtatcaactcaatgcatttcaGGAAATTAATTATAACATGTAAATTGTGAACTACTTTTAAACACTTTACAAAACAAATCCTTTTCATTTAGGCCTGTTTATTGAGCATAGCTAGCTAATATTGTTGCCACTGTAGTCCCATTGTGGGTCAGTCCGGACAGCGGAGCGAGGGTTGGGCCTGCCTGGGACACGCGGCAGGAGTCGCACCCCGCCGGGGAGTGGATGGAGAGAGCTCCGCTCGGGGCTCACGCTCGGGCCTCGCCGTAAGCTGGCCGGGCTCGACCTACAGCCAAGCGACGGAGACGCAGCGGCCCGACGTGCTGCTCTAGATCTCGGTGTGGGCAATGGACTGCTGTACGGGCAGTTTACAGACAGAAATAATGGCACAGAGATGATGccccagacagagagagatgctaTAACCGAGTTTGCATCTAGGTAACGTCGCAGCCGACCACATCCCCAGTGGTGCCCGAGGACGCCAAAGAGAGCCATTGAGGGAGAAAAAACGACTTAAGCTGAGTCGCACCGTTGAATCCAAAAGATCCAAAAGGCCATGTTCCAGACAGAATCTGCGGCCACTCCTTACAGCACAATCCACCCATCTACGCATCTaaggtgatatataaatacattttcagaagtGAAAGAGTTGTGAAGATGATTAGACTAATAAACTAATTTAtagttaattaataaataaggttattttaaaaaaaattatagttaATATTAGATGCAAAAATAATTAggaaatccatcaataaattcTAAACCTGAATTAGAGAACGCCTAAATTTATAATATGAAACTGCTTCACAATCTTCCTGGATGGTTCTTAAATTATCTGCTGCTGAATGATGCATTAATACCAAAACTAAATGTAATTGATAGACAAATGTCAAATATCAAATTGTTTCAGTCAAGATGAAACAAATTTTCAAGATTTCAGTCACTGAATATACCTGatcacatttaatttgtttctatCCATAAATGTTCATCATTGTATTCACTGTATTCCTTCAATCATCCTTTattcaatttattcatttttccttttgttttatcatttatccTCACTTAATAGTTTAGTCATGTAGTTAggcaaataaacatttaattttataaagAACTTGGTTCTTAGTTTTTATAAAATTGGGTGGCAATTCTGATATTAAAACTAATTGTGTGTGATATCTGAAGCAGAGTGTCAACACTTTCCTTCACATTTTACCAAAATTCATGGGTTTATGATTAATAATTATGGGTTATTAATTATAGATAcatattttgttattaattattgATTGATGATTATTCTGCTCTATGCAATAAAGCTACAGGATCCAAGTTATTTGTCATCAGCCTACTTTCTCAATTACTAAAAACATTGCTATTACTACCAAGATATTTTTCTtactttatgtttgtattgtatAGAGAAAAAGTATTAATCAGTCTGAATATTTTATGACTCAATGCCCCGACCCATGATTGCTTTCTTTGTGTTCCTCTCTGGTCTCAGCAGGattatgtaacattttggtccaAACAGTGCCACCAAGAGACCAAAACTGGAGGCCAGGATGGCAAATACCTCCACTGCATCTGCATATTTGCCTGGTGAGCTAATATAAGCGGGGACAAAGGCCACCCACACAGCACAGAAGATCAGCATGCTGAAAGTGATGAACTTGGCTTCATTGAAGTTGTCTGGAAGATTCCTTGCCATGAATGCTAGTAGGAAGCTGAGGATAGCCAGTAAGCCAATGTAACCCATCAACACTGCAAAACCAACTGTGGATCCGATTATACACTCATAAACTATCTTGTCATTGTGgtattgagtgtttttatgagGAGCTGGTGAAGCAGAGACAAGCCAAGCAGTGCAGATTGCTGCCTGAATAGAAGTAAGAACCATAACTGTCCCTCTCTGCTGCACAGCACCAAACCACTTGAGACTGGCTCCTCCTCCTGGTTTGGAGGCCTTGAACACAGCCAGAACCACCATGGTTTTCACCAGGATGCATGAGACACAAAGTACAAAGCTGATCCCAAATGCTGCATGTCTCAGTTGGCATGTCCACAGCCTGGGATGGCCGATGAACAACAGTGAGCAGAGGAaacataatttaagtgatatcaATAGCTGGAAACTCAGTTCTGAATTGTTGGCGCGTACTATAGGGGTACTGCGATGATAGATGAAGATGCCCAGGACAACAGCACAGATGAATGTGCCCAACAATGTGATGACTGTCAGGCAGATACCTAGAGGCTCTTGATAGGAGAGGAACTCTGTTTTCTTAGGAACACAGTGGTCACGCTTGGGGCTGGACCAGAAGTCCTCTGGACAACTGTTGCAATCCATGGAGTCTAAGAAAACAAAGGAGTTGTTGAGATACATGCTTAAATTATATCTCCAAACTCTAACATTTAAAATTGAATACCAACCAGTCTCATTGCTGATCTTTCCCTCAGAACAAGGGATACAGTCAAAACAGCACTCAGGTTGCCCCTTCTTTCTGGCTATGCGGGTACCTGGAGGACAGCTCTCACTGCACACTGACCGGGGTGGCTgtcagaagaaaaataaatagctGTTATTCTACGATACTTCTACACTGCTATAATGAGTCATTCATGGCATAAAAAATAGGTGTCTGAAAAAGCAGAAATAACCTGTTTGGAGTCAAAGTtccagaagatttttttttcatcaagtGTGAGTTTTTCACCTTTGGCTGACTCTTTGACCTCGCCCACATTCTCCACTTTTGTTCTTCCTTCAGGGAGCCACAGCCAGTTCATGACATCATATATTGGTAAGGCATCACCATTCTCATCAAATGACACTTGATCACCAAATGGTGTGATGAAGTTGACCTTTTCCAAGTAATACACAAGctaagaacagataaaaaaaaaaagattctatATGACCATGGTGAGCACCGCGGTATATAGTATTCAATAATCAAATTGTATACTGCACCTATGAACATATGAAGACATTAACATTTCCAACAAAGCATTTCCTTTAAAGTGAAGATATTACCGTGTACCCAGAGACAAGACATTTTGGTCTCTGACCTGATAATATTATCCACTGCTGTCACCCAGCAGTAGGGGAAATCCTTTCAGCTATCTGCTATGCACTTTAAGATCAGTAATCTCATAGCTTTGTATTTAATCATATACCGTAAATGTTACTCCAGAAGATAGCATAGGATTTAGTCACATGAACCGTTGGAATGTAAACTGATATCCTACCTGCCATAGCTCCAGTCTTTGCAAACTGGCACAGCTGTGTCCACTGAAAGGCCCTCTCCCCGGCACACAGCGCAGCATGTCATCAAGAGCATACGCCAGAGCATACACAGCCTTGTACACGTTATACTCTGACCTGAGGTTTGAAATGTCCAAGAACTCAGTTTTTACACTCTCTAGATCTTCCTGTCCAGTGCATAGTTCTCCCCCAGCCTCCACCCAACCTGCTGGAGGTGGTGCAAATCTACAGTGAAATGTGTATTCCCAAAACTGATTTACCTGAAATGTATCAGAAAGTGTGTGTTACAAATTATcataatatattgtattattcttGAAAATACCTGATCGGATTTCAAGGCTAAGTTGAGACACTAcaagcaaaaacattttttttcattaaatagtCAATTTTGAAATtgtgggctattttgcttcaataatattttttctttcagaatagtggaaagaaaacattcaatttaggtgtttattttactacactttgtctatatctgtctgtagatttctgttaaattcaccaaaagttatcattagataatgcctcatttgcatatttaaacataacatttcagaaaaattgtgatacaaaaataattgttttagtgtaaataatcaactggggaagtttcatggtgatatcttaGATATTTAACCCAGTTCACCAtgagtgtcttcaaaatgtattgaattctacaatacatatatttaaaagcCGTTTTCTCATATTGAGTTTTGTAAAAActtttgactctaatatgtcaacaaaatgaaacaatgattTTGAACTTAACTTTATCCAATGGTCAGATcgaaacatacaatttcagttTTAACCTATACACCTGGGGTGTCTCAACTTAATCTCACCATGTTATATCCATAGCGGTTGTTGTGTTGTATGTCAGGACGTATTCTTAACAGGAAGTCCCTGAGTCCTGGTATTTCTCCTCGACGGATGGCAATGCCCAGTGTGCCACCCAGGTATGGTATGAGGTGGGGGGTCTGGAGCACAGTAGCTGCAGTCCAGGATTCACTGGCCATCCACTGCAGGCCTGTCACATTCTGCCTCACCACCTGTGCAttgcattatataaaaatatctaaattcaTACTGTCATGACAAGATTTATTGCCTGTCTCATTCATGCACATGGAAAACCTTATTATTTCAGACAATTAAAACATTAAGTTGTAGAATTATATAAACTTATAATTGTGCTGTAATTCAAGCCCAACCTCCTCCATAAGGTTAATCATGTGATTCTGAAGTGCAAAGACAATGACCACACGAGCTGTAGATTTCCTCATCAAATCCACAATTCTCCTTAGTTCAGCTGCGTCTTTGTCCCAGGGCAAAACTTCTAAATAGGCCAGACACCCTCCACCAGACTGAGCCAGATCAGATTGGAAAGATCGTGCAGCGTGGAGTCCATAATCATCATCACTGACCAGCAGACCAGCCCAAGTCCAGCCAAAGCGCCTGAGAATCTGAATCATAGCACGCACCTAAGTAAATACAGATTGGAGGGATTAATGCACAGGCAAGAATATTCTTTCAGTGGGGAACCTTCTAAACAGGTTATTTCAAAGGAATGTTTTAgtgcacatttatttttatgcattCTTATTTTGCCGATTGATGGTCACCTGGAAAGCATCACTTGGGATCGTCCTAAAGAAGGATGGAAACTTTTGCCGGTCACTCAGGCATGAACATGTGGCAAAATAACTCACCTGTGAAAGACACAGACTGTACATCTTAAAAACATTCAAAGCCTTGATCGGCTGATTAGTCCAATGTTTACAATTCACATCgcatttaaagttaaaatacTATAAAAGAATCATGGTGGAAAACTTACCATAGGTAATCTGTACAAACCTAAAACAGTGGAGATGGCGATACAGCGTGTAGAGGAAGAATCACCCACAATCCCAAGGACTGGAGGGGTTCCTACACAGGTCTTGTCCAATATAAAGTGCTCCTCTTGACCACTGGCTAATGACAATGCTGCGCGAAATCCAATTCCTAGGTTGATGCAGTTGTCATTAAGACTGTATCCCAGAGTCACATTAGGTAGCAGGTTGGAGTTTCTGTTGATCTCATCAATAGCAAAGGCCATGGTCTGGGCCTGCCTGAATCCTAGTACATCAAAACTAACACAAAAATACCATTGttggaaaatacaacatgatacAGTAACTGTGCTGACATGAATGTGTTGCACAATTACagattttgcaaaaaaataaaccagTTGAATAGCAACAATTATTACAATACTtgattaacaataaataaatagaggaCACAAGTAATACGTCTAAAATGGCATAAATACACAATGTAATTCTGACCAGGTAATATCTTatcatataaaatacattttattaatggGATTGGCTTCTTACAGTTTCTGCATTTTGTTGTTTCCCTGACATACTGACCTGTGGCAGGTTGGCTGTTGTGGCTCTGAGGTAAAAGACAGGtcaggaaagacagaaaagaagtgGATCTGAAACAGCCCTCCCAGAACCACATCTCCAGCCTTGTGCATCCCATTTAGAGGAAACTGTCCCTGTAACCGGCAGGAGGTGGAATGGAGAGGGGAGGGCACAGCAGAAGAAAAGTAGgaatacaacaacacagagtACTTGAGCAAGAGGAGGTTGATATCTAAAAATGCCCACATGGCTTTCCTCCTGTTTACTCTTTTTTCTGACCTAGTGTCAAACCCTTTTATTGACTTGCATCATTGTTTAATCTTGCACACCACCCATCAGCGCATACGCAAAAGTAAGGGCAGGGCCTAATATGCATTTCATTTGAGATTGATTTTGCATTTAGGTGGaattaatttgtgcacttttaATTACATCTCACCAAGGCAATTTTAGCAACCTTTCTAACCCAAATTGAAGTTGTGGATGACTGCTATGATTGATGTCTACTGAAATTTGCGTGTGATTTGTTATGTGATAAGCATACCAAATTAATCTCACCAAATGCTCAAATTAGCCCAGAGTATGTCCACTAGATGGTAGCAGCATACCAAGACACTCAGTGAAATATAACATCTTCCCTTGCTCTGCGTTTTTTTGACGGGGAGTTATTGTATGTGGCTGGCACCATAGAAACTTGGCAGGTATTAGATATGATCAGTTCTGCAGAAACACGTGGGCTGGACAGATTTCCCCATTAGTCTGTCCAATTTGCAATTTTATAGATTTGGTAACTGTACTTCTACGATTACAGACAGAAAGCTGTTAACACATTAATAGTGAGTGCACGCACATACTTTTCCAGGCAGGATGACCTTACTCAACTTTATTCCCCCTAAAATGTAGCAGAATATTGCATCAATTAAAACACTGGCTTTGTCTGACTCAAACCCCAAAAAAAGAATCTTATTTAGGAGGCATTgtaattttttgtgtttttgtattcactgttataattattttctgcaattaaGCCTGCATGGATTCActgcatgtttttcttaaatgcCTCCTAAATAAGATGCTTTTTCGGGTTTGAATCAGacaaaggcagtgttttaattGATAGGTTAGGCCGTTAGGCCATTGCATAGTCATGGCTTCCAGAAGATTAGTTAATGATTATGTAATTAAAACATGAATGAGGATCTAAATACTAGTGAACTATTAGTTAACGAGTAACactcaaaaaaaatgtttttatattttctttgaaTTATATTCAACTTGATACTATTCAGGGATATGAATTTTAATGTATATGTTGTCTAAATATGATGAATAAAACATCTGTTAAGAATTCTGCTGTCTCTGATTTTTTAAAGGAATCAATTGTAAAGATAATGTTGAAGTAATGAGGGACTCCTCATTAACTATTCAGTATTATGTCTCACTTTACTTGGAgggacacaaaaacagtaagtAATGTTTAAGTAATCAGTAATTAATGAGTCATTACCAGTTTTGTGCTGCTCAGCAGCTGATTCAGAGTTGATCAGGAACAAGTCATGAAAGTGGTCGGTATGATCAAgtcaaaaataaactaaaactaattATTACTTAATGATTAATTAACATAGGTTCTCCCTGTCTGTTCTCCTGTAACTCATCTTTATCTGTTTTATAATACTCCATTACGAGTTATTAGAGAAGTATTCATtagaccctggacaggtcgccagattatcacagggctgacacagagacagacaaccattcatacTCAAATTCACACTAACAGGTCATtaagagtcaacaattaacccaAACGGCATAGCTTTGGAATGTGGGAAGAACCCGGTGATCCCGGAGAAAAAACAGGCTAACATGGGGGGAACATGCAAGCTCCACAGAGAAGGGCCCCATGCCAAGTTTggcctgcgaccctcttgctgtgtgGCAACAAATTGGAGGAACAAGTGAAGAAACAAAGGAGAATTTATGGCCTACTCACTGGGTTTTAAGACTACCTACATTCCTTTGAGATGTTGGCTCACAGTCACCCAAAGACACATGCAGCTGTGAATGAGAACAAAATGGtaatgacatttaatgcaaAATAACATGTACTTGAATTGATGTGTTGTGCTTTGCTAACATATGTTTAATAACAGGCAGTTTTGTTTAACATGTACATGTTTGGTACAAGAACAACACTGAAATTAGTAGGTACCAGCAGAGACACAAGTCTGTCTCACACGTCTGTCCTCTCCCTGCCTTCTTTTAGAAATCCACATTTGTGACTAAGTTTGTTCAGAACAATTTATCTAGTTCAGTCATTTTCCTGTTAAGATAACTCAAATACTCACACTGATAAGTAGATAATCGTAAGCTGTAGATAAAAAACCTTCCCTTTATATTAATCACTTGATGAGATCCTGCTCcagaaatatttttatattttatatgtgtgtgtgtatattatatgtCTTCAACTCTCTGCTGCTGAATGGTGcatcaaaaccaaaactaaatttaattgATAGGCAAACGTCAAACAACAAATTCAATCAGAGATATCAGTCACTGAATTGACCCGGTCACATTAATTTGTTTCTATCCATGAATGTTCATGATTgtattcaatatattttttcattatcctttatttaattcattcctttttccttttattttatcatttattcaataTCCTATGTTCATAGTTTAGTTATGCAGTTAGTCAAGTAAACATTTCAATTCATACAGAACTTGGTTATTTGATAGTTGTGTGTATGTAAACAATTTGAATCATTGTTCACCATGACCAAGAACTCCGTAGAGACCCTGATAAAATGAGACTCAATTGATTAATAtaaaatttttaatttttccctgtttttataaaattgGGTGGCACCTGAGTAAATTCTGATATTAAGACCAATTGTGTGTGATATCTTAAGCGGAGTGCCACCACTCTCCTTCACATTGTACGACAATTCATGGGTTAATGATTAATAAGTTTTGGTTATTCATTTTAGAtacatattaattaattattgatttttaatctGCTCTATGCAATAACGCTACATGATCCAAGTTATTTTTCATCAGCCtactttttaaattacaaaaaacaatgCTATTACTaccaacacatttttctgccttttttgtattttatagaTAAAAGTATTTATTCTGTCAGCATGTTTTATGACTCAATACCCCGACCCatgattgttttctttgtgttcctcTCTGGTCTCAGCAGGATTATGTAACATTTGGGTCCAAACAGTGCCaccaggagaccaaaactggAGGCCAGGATGGCGAATACCTCCACTGCATCTGCATATTTGCCTGGTGAGCTAATATAAGCGGGGACAAAGGCCACCCACACAGCACAGAAGATCAGCATGCTGAAAGTGATGAGCTTGGCCTCATTGAAACTATCTGGAAGATTCCTCGCCATGaaagctagcaggaagctgaggATAGCCAGTAAGCCAATGTAACCCAGTAACACTGCAAAACCAAATGTGGACCCAACTACACACTCATAAACTATCTTGTCATTGTGGTATTGAGTATTTTTATGGGGAGCTGGTGAAGCAGAGACAAGCCAAGCAGTGCAGATTGCTGCCTGAATAGAAGTAAGAACCATAACTGTCCCTCTCTGCTGCACAGCACCAAACCACTTGAGACTGGCTCCACCTCCTGGTTTGGAGGCCTTGAACACAGCCAGAACCACCATGGTTTTCACCAGGATGCATGAGACACAAAGTACAAAGCTGATTCCAAATGCTGCATGTCTCAGCTGGCATGTCCACAGCCTGGGACGGCCGATGAACAACAGTGAGCAGAGGAAACATAATTTAAGTGACATCAATAGTTGGAAACTCAGTTCTGAATTGTTGGCGCGTACTATGGGGGTGCTGCGATGATAGATGAAGATGCCCAGGACAACAGCACAGATGAATGTGCCTAACAATGTGGTGGCTGTCAGGCAGATACCAAGAGGCTCTTGATAGGAGAGGAACTCTATTTTCTTAGGAACACAGTGGTCACGCTTGGGGCTGGACCAGAAGTCCTCTGGACAACTGGTGCACTCCATGGAGTCTAAGAAAACATTGATAGTGTTAAGATTAATGTTTAAATTTTATCTCAAAAATTGCAATGTTTAATACGGAATACCAACCAGTCTTATTGCTGACCTTTCCCTCAGAACAAGGGATACAGTCAAAACAGCACTCAGGTTCCCCCTTCTTTCTGGCCATTCGGGTACCTGGAGGACAGCTCTCACTGCACACTGACCGGGGTGGCTGTAGGGAGAAAATTACAGAACTTTTATTGAGTCAAATAGCTCTAATGAGTCATGCATGTTATACAAAATAGGTGTTTGAAAAATTAAAGGCAACCTCTTTGGATTCAAAGTTCCAGAAGATTTTGTCTTCATCAAGTGTGAGTTCTTCACCTTTGGCTGACTGTTTAACTTCGCCCACATTCTCAACTTTAGTTTGTCCATCAGGGAGCCACAGCCAGTTCATGATATCATATATTGGTAAGGCATCACCATTCTCATCAAATGACACTTGATCACCAAATGAGGTAGTGAAGTTGACTTTTTCCAAGTAATACACAAGCTAAGAATATCAGAATAACGGatagaggaaaacaaaaaaggatgaaaaaatAATTCTATATGACCATTGTGAACACAGTGGTATCTAGTATTCAATTATCAACCTGCCTACTGCACCAATGAACATATGAAGGTATTAACAATTCCAACAAAGCATTTACAGTAAATTGAATTCACTGATATTACTGTATACCCACTGACAATACACTCTGATCTGATAATATTATCCACTGCTGTCACCTTGTGGTAGGGGGAATTGTTTCAGATATCTGCTATGCACTTTAAGATTAGTAATCTCATAGAACTGTATTTAATCCTATATTTGAAATATTACTCCAGAAGATAGCATAGGATTTAGTCTTATGAACAGGTGGAGTGTAAACTGATATCCTACCTGCCatagctccagtcttttcaatcTGGCACAGCTGTGTCCACTGAAAGGCCCTCTCCCTGGCACACAGCGCAGCATGTCATCAAGAGCATACGCCAGAGCACACACAGCCTTGTACACGTTATACTCTGGCCTGAGGTTTGAAATGTCCAATAACTCACTCTCCACACTCTGTAGGTCTTCCTGTCCAGTGCATAGCTTTCCTCCATTCTCCAGCCAACCTACTGAAGGTAGTGCAAATCTACACTGAAATGTGTATTCCCAAAACTGATTTAcctgaaatgtattaaaaactgTGTTATTAGTTATGACTATATATTGTATTACTCTTACAAATACCAGATCAGATTGCAAGGTTAAGgagagacactacaggcaaaaaacattgtttttcatgaacTGGTCAATTATgcgattttgggctattttgcttccatcttggaagtggaaagaaaacattcaaaatacacgtttaggtgtttatttcataacactttgtctgtctgaagatttctcctaaattcaccaaaagttagcattaataatgcctcatttgcatatttaagcATACAATtttagaaaacttgtaatacaaaaaataactgtCTTAAGTAAGTAATTAACCTGGGAAGTTTTATGGTGACATCTAATAAAAGATTATATATCCCCCAATTTTTTACCCAATTCActtgtagtgtcttcaaaatatgtcaaattttaCAATACATGTCTTTAAAGGTCATTTTCGAAAAATGTGTTaagtaaaaacctttgactataagatgtcaacaaaatgaaacaataatttttaACTTGGCttcatccaatgttcagatttctgtctggaaatgtattcaattaacacatatttaataagataatgcctgatatgcatatttaaacatcaaatttctgaaaatttgtattacaaaaaataattgtcctaATATAAGTGATGAACAGGGGAAGTTTTATGGGAATATTTATGAGTTAAATGTTTTACCCTCTTCACCTGAGGTGTCTCCACTTAAACTCACCATGTTATTTCCAtagctgttgttgtgttgtaggTCAGGACGTATTTTTAACAGGAAGTCCCTGAGTCCTGGTATTTCTCCTCGACGGATGGCAATGCCCAGTGTGCCACTCAGGTACGGCATGAGGTGGGGGGTCTGGAGCACAGTAGCTGCAGTCCAGGCCTCACTGGCCATCCACTGCAGGCCTGTCACATTCTGCCTCACCACCTGTTCATtgcattatataaatatataaattcataCTGTGACACAGTTAATGTCTTGTCTGTCTCATTCGTACACATGTGAAATTCGGTGTTttacgcagtatacagtatataactggAGGTTGGTGTAATTTGAGTTAATGATCTCACTCTAATGCCCAGTTATACTGGCTAACAGCTCCTTTAACTAATAAGACGAgtgatttattaaattaaatctatTACCTACAGGACAATATTTTATTGTAACTTAAATATTTCAGGTTAACAATTAAAACATTAAGTTGTGAAATTATATGACATTATAAACTGTAATTCAAGCCCAACCTCTTCCATGAGGTTAATCATGTGACTCTCATGTGCAAAGACAATGACCACACGAGCTGTAGATTTCCTCATCAAATCCACAATTCTCCTTAGTTCAGCTGCGTCTTTGTCCCAGGGCAAAACTTCTAAATAGGCCAGACACCCTCCACCAGACTGAGCCAGATCAGATTGGAAGGATCGGGCAGCGTGGAGTCCATAATCATCATCACTGACCAGCAGACCTGCCCAAGTCCAGTCAAAGCGCCTGAGA encodes:
- the LOC119491571 gene encoding extracellular calcium-sensing receptor-like; amino-acid sequence: MHKAGDVVLGGLFQIHFFSVFPDLSFTSEPQQPTCHSFDVLGFRQAQTMAFAIDEINRNSNLLPNVTLGYSLNDNCINLGIGFRAALSLASGQEEHFILDKTCVGTPPVLGIVGDSSSTRCIAISTVLGLYRLPMVSYFATCSCLSDRQKFPSFFRTIPSDAFQVRAMIQILRRFGWTWAGLLVSDDDYGLHAARSFQSDLAQSGGGCLAYLEVLPWDKDAAELRRIVDLMRKSTARVVIVFALQNHMINLMEEVVRQNVTGLQWMASESWTAATVLQTPHLIPYLGGTLGIAIRRGEIPGLRDFLLRIRPDIQHNNRYGYNMVNQFWEYTFHCRFAPPPAGWVEAGGELCTGQEDLESVKTEFLDISNLRSEYNVYKAVYALAYALDDMLRCVPGRGPFSGHSCASLQRLELWQLVYYLEKVNFITPFGDQVSFDENGDALPIYDVMNWLWLPEGRTKVENVGEVKESAKGEKLTLDEKKIFWNFDSKQPPRSVCSESCPPGTRIARKKGQPECCFDCIPCSEGKISNETDSMDCNSCPEDFWSSPKRDHCVPKKTEFLSYQEPLGICLTVITLLGTFICAVVLGIFIYHRSTPIVRANNSELSFQLLISLKLCFLCSLLFIGHPRLWTCQLRHAAFGISFVLCVSCILVKTMVVLAVFKASKPGGGASLKWFGAVQQRGTVMVLTSIQAAICTAWLVSASPAPHKNTQYHNDKIVYECIIGSTVGFAVLMGYIGLLAILSFLLAFMARNLPDNFNEAKFITFSMLIFCAVWVAFVPAYISSPGKYADAVEVFAILASSFGLLVALFGPKCYIILLRPERNTKKAIMGRGIES
- the LOC119490904 gene encoding extracellular calcium-sensing receptor-like → MHKTGDVVLGGLFQIHFFSVFPDLSFTSEPQQPTCHSFDVLGFRQAQTMAFAIDEINRNSNLLPNVTLGYSLNDNCINLGIGFRAALSLASGQEEQFMLDKTCIGTPPVLGIVGDSSSTRCIAISTVLGLYRLPMVSYFATCSCLSDRQKFPSFFRTIPSDAFQVRAMIQILRRFDWTWAGLLVSDDDYGLHAARSFQSDLAQSGGGCLAYLEVLPWDKDAAELRRIVDLMRKSTARVVIVFAHESHMINLMEEVVRQNVTGLQWMASEAWTAATVLQTPHLMPYLSGTLGIAIRRGEIPGLRDFLLKIRPDLQHNNSYGNNMVNQFWEYTFQCRFALPSVGWLENGGKLCTGQEDLQSVESELLDISNLRPEYNVYKAVCALAYALDDMLRCVPGRGPFSGHSCARLKRLELWQLVYYLEKVNFTTSFGDQVSFDENGDALPIYDIMNWLWLPDGQTKVENVGEVKQSAKGEELTLDEDKIFWNFESKEPPRSVCSESCPPGTRMARKKGEPECCFDCIPCSEGKVSNKTDSMECTSCPEDFWSSPKRDHCVPKKIEFLSYQEPLGICLTATTLLGTFICAVVLGIFIYHRSTPIVRANNSELSFQLLMSLKLCFLCSLLFIGRPRLWTCQLRHAAFGISFVLCVSCILVKTMVVLAVFKASKPGGGASLKWFGAVQQRGTVMVLTSIQAAICTAWLVSASPAPHKNTQYHNDKIVYECVVGSTFGFAVLLGYIGLLAILSFLLAFMARNLPDSFNEAKLITFSMLIFCAVWVAFVPAYISSPGKYADAVEVFAILASSFGLLVALFGPKCYIILLRPERNTKKTIMGRGIES